In Magnetococcales bacterium, the DNA window CTTCCAAGGTGTGGGCGTGGGGGCCCTGGCCCAATGGCTATGAAGGAGCTAGAACGCCCTACCCCAAGCCCAGAGGCAATCAGCGCGCCGGAAAACATACGGTGATCCAGAAAGATTGGGAGTGTGTCCCCTGTGGGTCGGATGGCTGTGAGGGGAGTAAAAAAAGCCAGTGCCTGGATGAACTCACCCCTGATGAGGTGATTTCGGAATTGAAGGAGGCCTTGGCGCGGACATTGGGGAATCCCCCATGAAAATTCTCGCTCTGGGAGAGCTGGAAAAGGGGGATTTGCGTTTTTTCAAGCCTCTCGACGGCCACGATATCACCTGGTTCAACACCATCAAAACCCGTCCCCACGCCTTTGCCTGGAAAGAGAGTCGACAGCTGATCGCAGCTCTGAAGGGGGAAGAATATGACCTCATCCTCTGTGGTCGCCACGCCCATATCAAGACCATGGGGCTGTTGCGCAAAGGGTTGAGTGAGACGGTGCGCAAGGTGAAATATCCAAAAAGCTTTGGTCCCTCACTCATCGTCCAATACGCCCGCTCCACCCCTTGTGCGGTATTGGATATGGGGGATCTGCCCCTGGTGGATCACCACACCTTTCCCCTTTTGCAAAATGGCGTGCGATATTTCAAGCGGGAGCTGCCGGTCAATCCCCTGAACGCCTTTCTCTATACATCACCCGCTTTTAAAAGCCGCCAGGGTATTGCTGAGGGGGCTGGCCCCCATCTCCATAAACTTCGCCCCATCTCCATTGGTGTGGATGACGCCCCCTGGGACGAGGATCTGACCACCCTCCCCAAAACCGCTGATCTGTTTTATGCCGGAAATATCCAGGGCCATCCCATCCGGGAGAGGGGTGTGGCCCGCCTGCGCGCTCTGGCCGATCAGGGGCTCCGGGTGGATATTCCAAAAGAGCGGCTGGACTTCGAAACCTTCCAAAAACGCCTGGCAGCAGCACACCTGGTCTGGTCTCCCGAGGGGATGGGGTGGGAGTGTTATCGCCACTATGAAGCCGCCCTGGCGGGGAGTGTCCCGGTGATGAATCGCCCTGGCATCCAGCGCCATCAACCCCTCCAGGAGGGGGTGCACGGATTGTTCTATGACCCCAGTGTTTTTGGGGAGTTGGAGCGGGTGGTTTTGCAGGGGTTGGCCGACAAGGAACGCCTGAAAAAGATCAGCCGCACCGCCCGGAATTTTGTGTTGCAGCATCACACCCATCAAGCCCTGGCCCGCCACATTCTTGCAGAAACCCAGGCAGCTCATCCGATCCAGAGTTAAGTTCAGGCCAGTCACTCTCCCAAAGTTGACCGGCTTATGGCGATGAAGAGCCGTAGTCAAGCCCATCCGAATGGCCTAAAATTGGGTTTTTCCATAGACGATTTTTTTTAAAGCCTCAATCAACCCAAACGGAACCCCATGGCGGCATTCAGTCAGGTTTGGTATTTCACTCCCCGTCACCGGCTGATTTATCGCTGGCGTAATAGCTTGATGAAACGTCTGGGGCGGTTTTCCGAGCGTCCCATCGATTCAGTGGTGATTCCCTGCTACGGGGAAAAGTATGTCGAGGAGGCCTCCCTCTCAGCCTTTTTTGCTCATCGCTCCATGCCGGGTTTAAAGGAAATCCGCATCGTCACCGATCAGCCCG includes these proteins:
- a CDS encoding glycosyltransferase, which gives rise to MKILALGELEKGDLRFFKPLDGHDITWFNTIKTRPHAFAWKESRQLIAALKGEEYDLILCGRHAHIKTMGLLRKGLSETVRKVKYPKSFGPSLIVQYARSTPCAVLDMGDLPLVDHHTFPLLQNGVRYFKRELPVNPLNAFLYTSPAFKSRQGIAEGAGPHLHKLRPISIGVDDAPWDEDLTTLPKTADLFYAGNIQGHPIRERGVARLRALADQGLRVDIPKERLDFETFQKRLAAAHLVWSPEGMGWECYRHYEAALAGSVPVMNRPGIQRHQPLQEGVHGLFYDPSVFGELERVVLQGLADKERLKKISRTARNFVLQHHTHQALARHILAETQAAHPIQS